Genomic segment of Actinomycetota bacterium:
GCTCCGCTACAGAGATGAGTTACGCGCGCGCCACGGTCCGGGCCCCTGGGACCGCGTGATGATGTTCCTCGTCGACGCGGCGTTCGAGGACCCGCCGGTCTTGCCGTTCCATCGCATCGCGCTCGACGGATCGCCGCCGACCACGGGAACCCGAGTCCGCGACCTCGAGGAGGTGCTCGACTCGGTCGACGACCGGAAGCTCGCGTACGGAACCGTCGCGTTCGAGGGCGGGGCTCTCGAGCATCGCGTCGCCGAGCTCGTCGGCGAACCTCCCGCCGTATCGCGGCTGCACGAGCAGGTGCTCGCCGGTCAATCGCAGACGTTGCGGTTCACGCCGGACGCCGTCGCCGCAGAGGACGTCGTTCGCCGTCGCGAGGCCACGGCCGCGTACCTCTTGCCTCCGACGAACGCCGAGACGATCCGCAGCGTCGTCGAGCTCGGTCACACGCTGCCGCAGAAGTCCACGTTCTTCTGGCCGAAGCCGCGGACGGGCATGGTGATGCGCCCGCTCGAGGCCGAGTGACGCCGCTCGTCCGAGCGACGCCTACTCCACCTCCGGCGCCTCGAGCTTCTTGATGCCCGAGGCGACGACCTCGGTGAGGCTCCTCGCTCCCGCTCCGCTCCGGTAGAACCGCCGCACCAACTGGCCGTACACGAGCACGTCGTCGCCTTTGCCGAGGCCCTTCAACGCGCGCTTGCCGACATCGCGATGCCACACGGCGACGGGTAAGGGGAGGAGGCGTCTGCCCGCCTCCGGAACGGAGAGCCGAAGCTCGGTCACTTCGTCGCCTGACGGCATGCGCCGCTCGACAGGATCGGCGGACACCGTCCCGGCGAGCACGACGACGTTCACGGCCACCATTGACCCTCCCTCGAGTCGTCCCGACATCGCGCGACGGTAGCAGGAGCCAGTGACACAACTGGCACGCGTAGACTCGCCCGAATGGATCCCGTTGTCTTCGACGTCGCCGACGGCATCACGGCGATCGATACGTTCTACGGGGGCCTCGAGCGGTACACAGCCGCATACCTGCTCGACGCTCGTGAACCGGCGATCGTCGAGACCGGACCGACCACATCTGCCGGACGTGTGAAAGCCGGGCTCGACAGGCTCGGGATCGGCCGCGACGACCTGGCACACATCGTGGTGACGCACATCCATCTCGACCACGCCGGCGGCGTCGGGACGTTGTGCGGCTCGTATCCGAAGGCGACGGTGTGGGTGCACGAACGCGGGGCGCAGCATCTCGCCGACCCGACCCGGCTCGTCGCGAGTGCGACCAGGGTGTACGGCGAGGAGCGGATGGCGTCGCTGTTCGGCATGGTGGAACCCGTTCCGGCCCAACGGATCCAGAGCGTTACGGATGGAAGCATGATCGAGCTCGGCGGGCGAGCGCTCACCGCAACCGCCACCCCGGGACACGCCTCACATCAGGTCGCGCTCGTCGACTCGGCGACGGGGGTTGTGTTCACCGGTGACGCGCTCGGCATCCATCCCCCAGACGTCCCCGTGCTCCGCCCGGCGACGCCGCCGCCGGAATACGACCTGGAGCTCGCCATAGAAAGCATTCAGAAGATCCGCTCACTCGCCGGAGAGGTGGTGCTGTTCTCGCACTTCGGTCCCGTTCGCGACGTCGAGCGGATCTGCGACCTCGCCGTCGAACGCTTCCGCGCGTGGACCGAGTCGGTGCGCGTGGCGATGGAGACGACGCATGATCTCGACGAGATCGTGTCTTTGCTCGAAGCGGAAGCCCGCCACGACGTGGAGACGGGGTCGGAAGCGGCGATCGACCTCGACCGGTTCGAGATCCTGGCGGGCGTTCGCATGAACGCCATGGGGATCATGCGGTACTGGGACAAGCGTCGGGAACGCGAGACTGCGGCCGCGGCGGCCGATCAGGAGAGCTGAGCGACGCGCTCGGCGACGTCGTACGCCGACGCATCGTGGCGCATGATCTTGCGGAACTCTCGGACTGCTTCCTGTTTCCTGCCGGCGCGCGAGAGGATGTCGCCGGTCACGTACCAGACCCGGATGACCTCGGGACCCGCGACGTCCTCGCGAGTTCGAACGCGGCGGAGCAGCCCGAGGGCCTGGTCGAACTTTCCCTGATCGGCGAGCGCGCTCGCGGCGACGATCACGGCCTCCGCTTTCGCGGCGAGCGAGACACCCTTGGCGGCGAGCGCCTCCTCGGCGAGCGGCACCGCACGTTCCGGCCGGCCGAGCGCGCGGAGGCAGTCGGCGATGATGTGGTTCTGATCGGCGCGACCAGAGACGCGACGATACGTCTGCATGTCGGCGAGCGCCTCACGAAACCGCTCGAGCCGATAGTAGGAGAGACCGAGCACCTCGCGGACGGCGGCGGAACGCGGCGCGACGTCCTTTGCCTTGCTTGCCTCGGCGGCCGCGCCCTTCGCGTCGCCACGTTCGAGGAGTTGTAC
This window contains:
- a CDS encoding single-stranded DNA-binding protein, translated to MSGRLEGGSMVAVNVVVLAGTVSADPVERRMPSGDEVTELRLSVPEAGRRLLPLPVAVWHRDVGKRALKGLGKGDDVLVYGQLVRRFYRSGAGARSLTEVVASGIKKLEAPEVE
- a CDS encoding MBL fold metallo-hydrolase; translation: MDPVVFDVADGITAIDTFYGGLERYTAAYLLDAREPAIVETGPTTSAGRVKAGLDRLGIGRDDLAHIVVTHIHLDHAGGVGTLCGSYPKATVWVHERGAQHLADPTRLVASATRVYGEERMASLFGMVEPVPAQRIQSVTDGSMIELGGRALTATATPGHASHQVALVDSATGVVFTGDALGIHPPDVPVLRPATPPPEYDLELAIESIQKIRSLAGEVVLFSHFGPVRDVERICDLAVERFRAWTESVRVAMETTHDLDEIVSLLEAEARHDVETGSEAAIDLDRFEILAGVRMNAMGIMRYWDKRRERETAAAAADQES
- a CDS encoding tetratricopeptide repeat protein yields the protein MPKALQPRRRPGQRAGAGSRRRALPPDVVSELRHTARAGKADDAMNRLERAVQLLERGDAKGAAAEASKAKDVAPRSAAVREVLGLSYYRLERFREALADMQTYRRVSGRADQNHIIADCLRALGRPERAVPLAEEALAAKGVSLAAKAEAVIVAASALADQGKFDQALGLLRRVRTREDVAGPEVIRVWYVTGDILSRAGRKQEAVREFRKIMRHDASAYDVAERVAQLS